In Oreochromis aureus strain Israel breed Guangdong linkage group 6, ZZ_aureus, whole genome shotgun sequence, the genomic window CTCTGTTTTTATCTTCTTGAAAGGCTGTTGCTTCTCATGACTTGTGCCTCACCGGTGGAGGTAAATGGTGCACTGATGTCTCTTCCTCTTCCATTTGTTCCAGGATGAAAATGCGGCGGCACAGGGTGTTCTTGCTGTGCACGGTGGGCCTGTGTGTCATCTCCTTCCTCCACTACTACAAGGCCCTCCATTACGTCTCCCTGCTGCGGGAGCTCTCGGCTCCATACCCCAACATCAAGTCCTTCATCATGGTGACCGGCTTCTTCTGGAGGGAGAAGGGTATGGCCACCACTCCGCTCAGCCCGGCTTCTCCTGAAGAGGCTCCCCCTCTACCCGGTCTCCGGCAGTCAGATGCCAAAGCCAGAGGCGTGCCAGGTCTCGGGGGAGGAGGGGAAGGATTTGGCCCAGGGATCCCGGAGGCCATAGCTGGAGGTGGAGATGAGGTGATGAGACAGCGGGAGGAGCCAGCACCACCGCATCCCTGGGAGAAACCAAAGGAAAACCAGCTGGGAGATGCAGCAAATGAGGTAAGATGGGTAAACCCGAACGCAACAGCCCTGCGTCAAACGCCTCGCAATTTACACCTTCAGACAAATTCATGTTTATGTATTTCAAGCTTTCAGCTCAAAATCCCACACAGATCCCTGGATCTGAGCCCTGTTTCTCATCCATTTCCACGGCTGGTGTTTCGCTTTCTCTCTAAAGCCACCAAACTCGCgtcattaaaaatgcaaattttaCCTTGCAGCGCACCTGGGTTTGTTTTCCAAACTCGGGTGACTCTGTTGTTTCTTTTAAGATGTTAGTTTGCATCACAACTGTTGTGTTAAAACGTCAGAGTCACATGGCAGtccaagcaagcaagcaagcaaccAGCCAGGGCAGCAGGAAGCTAAGAAAATCAATGTTTTTGTCGGTGCAGTCTGGAGGCTTTGAAAGGTCCCTCCTTGAGTCTCTTCAAAGTTATACATTGCAGACTGTATTTGACTTTTCTCCAAGGCTGATGTGATGCATTCTGCAACCAGATGAGATTTCCCCAGACCTCCAGTATATTAAAATGTGTTGGTGTAATCCTGTGCTTCTTTACCTGGGGTCCTTAAACGGGGGTTGCACTTAGGTAcctaaaataatttcatgtgAAATGAAATTGCAGAGCATGCTGTGAGCTAATAACATCACTTAAATCCAGACTCAGAGTGGTGATTCaccgcacgcacgcacgcacgcacgcacgcacacacgcacacacacacacacacacacacacacacagagagctgaCTCAAATCAAGAAAATCTATTTAAAGCCATACATGCAACATGTTTCTCCAGCAGCTGCTGAACAAGTTGAAGCATAAGCATCTCTAAATGTTTCTGCTCATGTTTACCTTGCTTGCCTACTGCACCAGCATGTTTTTAACAGCATTACAGCATCACTTGTGCCATAAACAAATTGCAGCATGTCTGGCGCTTCACTGAATGTGTGCTCATGCAATTTATCCTCATAAAATGTAATGTAAGGTTAGTACTGCTTGTCTCAGTACTGTTTTTATAGTGTTGCCTCTATATACCACCACGGTGGGTTTTAAACCAAACAATCAAGATGTAATTGAAGTGCGGACTTTTAGCTTTGATTCAGGCGGACTGCCTGAAGTGTAGAGTTCGTGGAGAGCAGCAAATGTTGCGTTTCCTTCCTTGAGATGCTCTTCCAGGCCTTTACTGCTGCCACCTTCAGTTGCTGCCCGTTTTTCTGActctctgccttcagttttCCCTTCAATAACTGAATAACATGCTCTATTGCACTAATGTAACTAGTTTGGCCACACAAGAATATCTtatttctttgccttgagaaactcttgggttgcttttgcagtatgctGCAGGTCATTATCCATTTCCACTGTGCAGTGTCATCTGATCATTGCAGCGTTTGACTGAATCTGAGCAGGAGGTATAGCCATGTACACTTCACAGTTCATCTGACCGTCTTGTCCTTGAGTGTACCCAGGGGCGTGCACCTTGTTGGAAACTCTCTGTACGTGACTCTGATTACATGTTGTGAAGGGTTTTTTCttaaccatggaaataattTGCAACGATccacttctttttaaaaatccaacaCACTGTTTTGGTCACCCTAAATGTTTTTTTGCTGTCACTCATGGCATTCTTCACAATGAGAGTTCAGGTGAACAGCTTCCAAATGCATGCTCAACATCACCAAATCCATTTTTCATGTAATAACAGGGGAATGTTTAGTGTTCATGCAGTGATTTACTGCAAGAAGCAGTGAAAAGAAAGAATTCAATGCTAAACATTAATATTAATTTGCCCTAATTTATATTGGCTAACATTTAGTCTTGTTTGATACTAGTGGCCAACTTGGTAGCCGCATCGTTAATAAGGCTATGAAGCCATTGTGCTTAGACTTCAAGACATGGGTCTCTGAAAATCATTCTTATTTATCTACAACTACAATTCAGACACTAACAGTCACTGTCGATGCCCTTCACAATTTGCGTAACCAACAAAATGAGAAGAAACTAATTAGACTCCTGCTTGTACCGGACAGGACACGGGTTTGCCTCAAGTCTTTGTTAAATACAAATATTCTGACGTGAAACTATTTCATGACAGATTCACTTTAATGTGAATCTTACAGTAAAGAGTATAATGATTAAAGctggtgtttttatttcaagGCAGAGTTGTGTAACTGTTTCCCGTTACTCTCTTTTATCCAGATTAGAGCTGAGGACCGCTTAAAGCCGTGGAATCCCGCCCACCCTGCACAGCCCGAGAGGCTAGACCTTCCACAGAAACCAGCAAGAATAGAGCATCAATTCAGTGATCCCATAGAATCCATGGGAGACCTCCATACTCGCACTTTCCAGCTTCAAGATGACAAAACCCCTTACTTTGTCCGTACCAAAGCTGGAGCCCTTTGCTTCAGGCAGGGGACAGAGGTAGCTACCCCTAAAGAGTACTCTGGAAAATCAGGGGGGTCTGCGGCTAACGGAGCAGTTGGTCGGGCTGTTGCTGCTGGGCAACGGAAACCTCTGGAGCTCCAGCAGCAGCCAACCATAGTGCCAAAGGTCAAAGCTCGGTCCAAGGGCAACGGGAAGCGGCTGGTCAAGTGCGTTTGTCGGCCGGGGTGGCACGGACCTTACTGCGGGGTTCCCACAATGGTGTACCACTCCAATCTGCCCACTAAGGAGCGGCTGATGCCCAGAGAAACCCCGCGGAGGGTGATCAACGCCATCAACGTCAACCACGAGTTTGATCTGCTGCACGCACGCTTTCATGAGCTCTCAGAGGCCGTGGATTTGTTCCTCGTGTGCGAATCAAACTTCACCGCCTACGGAGAGAAACGGCCTCTCAGGTATGATTCAAAGTAGTTTTTTGGACAGGTGCATGTGAAGAGATTATAAAAACCACCCCACCCACCCCGCGGTCAAGGTGTATTTATGTGAGATGTGTAATCCTCCACTGAGCTGCTCTGTGGCCTTCGGTTTAGGACTCTGTAGTACCGGACCATATGCATTGTAAAATAAAGCGCACACTCGgcaaactttaaactggatTAAAGACACCAGGGTGGATTAGTAGGTCAAAGCAGTCACAAGAACAGTATGTATATATTATGAAGGCCATGTTATGTCATCTTTATGTCTTTATATGGATAAATGAGCTCACATGAGGACACTGTTACACAAGAGAAGCTCCATTTGTGCTCATTTTTTTATATCCAGCTGCTtggttacaaacacacacacacactccccaattttttttctttatccaaGTTGTGACGCCGCTGTTTCAATGAGTCGTTATTGTTTGCAGCTTACCCTCTTTGTTTACAGCCAGCCCTACGCGTGCTCCTCGAGTATCCGCGTGCCGAATAACAATTCCAGTTAGCTTCCTGTGGCGACAACATGAAACGCCTCGAGGGCAAATTTTACAGCAGATTATGACAAGAGCAGCATGATTGACTCTGCGTGTAGCCTTGAAGGGAGAGATCGGTGTGTTCAATCATCGGATGTGACACTGCATGAAGGCGGCTATGTTCTGCGATCGCCGTCTTTCGCTATGCATATCACCAGGTTAATTGAGTTGTTCTTCCGGACAGTTTGGCGCGAGGAGAACGGCTTTTCTGTGCTGAAAGGTGCCATTTGTCAAACAAGTGCCTTTCTGACCTGTTTCTTTATCTCTTCTGCCACATTTTGACAACCTTTTATAAATGGGGTACAGCTGGAATGTATTTGGCTCACCGTTTAACACggtatttttttcttcagaggggaaaaaagtaataattacAAGCCTTTTAAATTTGTGAAATCCATTACAGGAAACATCTCATCATGTCACATTATGGATGCATGATACTGCAGGTCTGTTGGTGTGTTTCACACCAGAAGGCATTGTGTAATAAATGTAGTGAATCAGTTTCCTTCCTTAATTTTGTTTCTTGGTACAGTCACCCAACTCCACTCAGAGATGGGGAAACTCGGCACAACTGTAGACTGTGTCCGCAACATGCTCATACACAAATTATTAGTCCCCCTGTGAAATTTAAAGTTTTTGTCCAAATTTTATCaataactttttcttttaacagaGCAACATAGCATTTCTAAACACACTAAGTTTCTGTAGAGATCATAAATTATTTCCatttgcacaaaaaaacaattatttccAAGTCAATATTATTAGAAACTGAAAAACTGTCTTTTTCATTGAGCCGTaggatatttatttttaatgttcaaAGCCTGTTAAATCAAGTAAAAACTGAGGACTACCTTATAATTtacaaacagtaaaaaaactCTTGAGCTGTCACTTGAGAAAGCATCATGCTACCATCAGTTTAGAGTAGAGAATAATAACAGGAGATGGATATACAAATTTAAAAGAGTGTTTCAAGTGTCAAGAACTGGAGTGAGAAGTATCATCAAGAAATGTAATACTACTATTCACTGCTTTTCACTTCAATAATAGTTTTAAAAGGGAAATTTTCACAGCAGTACTAATTGTTGAATAATTATTAATTCTAAATAATAAGTATTTGTGTTACCTGTTAAATTAACACAATCCTAACGTCACAGACGGGCATGTCTTGTAACGTTTGCTGCTTTTGTTCAACATTACCGTTATTGTTAGCCTTATTATTAGTAGACATAGCTTTTACCAGCTACCCTAATGATAGCAAATTGGCTAATGTGGCTAACGGGTAATTGCTAATAGTCAAGCTAACGTTGGCATGTGCACTCGCTAGGTTAAAATGTAGAAACTGTTAGTAAGTGTGAGTAGTAGGTGTTATTGAAACAGAAGCTTTACTGACCTTGAAATTCCTCAGTGTCTTTCGGTGTCGTGAACGTTAGCTACTTCAGCTGATAGTCACTGGAGGGGCTGTCCTGCAAATGAGTGTCTAATCCCATATTAAGTTTTAGTATTGATTAGTATCTAAGGTTTTCTTTTGCGTTTGTGCTCTTAAGCATGAAATACATCTGTAGTTACATCTTCAGTTAGTTAGTGACTGATGATAGGAAGGAGAGCTAAAATGGCAAACGGCAGCCTTACCTTGACAAGAAGAATCTGTGCTCTTGCTAACTTATGACTGCTACATGTCAGTAAAGGAAAGCAATGGCTGCCTGGAACAGCAGGTAAAATTCATCTAAATGCAACGGCATTAGTTAAAGAgcttaaaaaaatcatattagTTTTCGTTCGGATTAAAGAATCcacataattacatttttgtaatCCCTCCCTCAGTTTCCTGCGGCTCCTTCTAAACGGTACCTATGACTACATACGTCACAAGATCCTGTACGTGTTCCTCAACCACTTTCCGGATGGAGGTCGGCAGGACGGCTGGATCGCCGATGACTACCTGCGTACCTTCCTGACGCGCAATGGCATGTCCAGGGTGGTCGGTGCGCGATCAGACGACGTTTTCGTCATCAACGATGCCGACGAAATCCCAGCACATGAGGGACTACTTTTCCTCAAGCTGTTTGATGGGTGGACAGAGCCTTTCGCCATCCACATGCGCAAGGTAACAGAAGTATCTcagcttttttgtgttttctacgaGCAGCCAGTTTGTTACATGAAAttaagatctttttttttcaccatgtAAGAT contains:
- the mgat3b gene encoding beta-1,4-mannosyl-glycoprotein 4-beta-N-acetylglucosaminyltransferase isoform X1, whose translation is MCLRERRHLCSDSHLSSSLLGSFWLHRCCDVIPEGSHPSVRRAPNSTFLDCSKTYSRWRSHSWAGEQNKGLETVRRAAPPGKGRLQQQTDSECWHEHTGISSAVMSWLRGTRASSNLHKIPARCGQLLCVMKMRRHRVFLLCTVGLCVISFLHYYKALHYVSLLRELSAPYPNIKSFIMVTGFFWREKGMATTPLSPASPEEAPPLPGLRQSDAKARGVPGLGGGGEGFGPGIPEAIAGGGDEVMRQREEPAPPHPWEKPKENQLGDAANEIRAEDRLKPWNPAHPAQPERLDLPQKPARIEHQFSDPIESMGDLHTRTFQLQDDKTPYFVRTKAGALCFRQGTEVATPKEYSGKSGGSAANGAVGRAVAAGQRKPLELQQQPTIVPKVKARSKGNGKRLVKCVCRPGWHGPYCGVPTMVYHSNLPTKERLMPRETPRRVINAINVNHEFDLLHARFHELSEAVDLFLVCESNFTAYGEKRPLSFLRLLLNGTYDYIRHKILYVFLNHFPDGGRQDGWIADDYLRTFLTRNGMSRVVGARSDDVFVINDADEIPAHEGLLFLKLFDGWTEPFAIHMRKSLYGFFWKQFGSLEVVSGCTLRMLRDVYDGDGIKLRRREYYTMPGFRKYENDTGHILVQWSVGSPFHFAGWHCSWCFTPEGIYFKLVSAQNGDFPRWGDYEDKRDLNYIRDLIRTGGWFDGSLQEYPPVDPKEHMYAPKYMLENYDRYRYLLENPYRKESRANEG
- the mgat3b gene encoding beta-1,4-mannosyl-glycoprotein 4-beta-N-acetylglucosaminyltransferase isoform X2, yielding MSWLRGTRASSNLHKIPARCGQLLCVMKMRRHRVFLLCTVGLCVISFLHYYKALHYVSLLRELSAPYPNIKSFIMVTGFFWREKGMATTPLSPASPEEAPPLPGLRQSDAKARGVPGLGGGGEGFGPGIPEAIAGGGDEVMRQREEPAPPHPWEKPKENQLGDAANEIRAEDRLKPWNPAHPAQPERLDLPQKPARIEHQFSDPIESMGDLHTRTFQLQDDKTPYFVRTKAGALCFRQGTEVATPKEYSGKSGGSAANGAVGRAVAAGQRKPLELQQQPTIVPKVKARSKGNGKRLVKCVCRPGWHGPYCGVPTMVYHSNLPTKERLMPRETPRRVINAINVNHEFDLLHARFHELSEAVDLFLVCESNFTAYGEKRPLSFLRLLLNGTYDYIRHKILYVFLNHFPDGGRQDGWIADDYLRTFLTRNGMSRVVGARSDDVFVINDADEIPAHEGLLFLKLFDGWTEPFAIHMRKSLYGFFWKQFGSLEVVSGCTLRMLRDVYDGDGIKLRRREYYTMPGFRKYENDTGHILVQWSVGSPFHFAGWHCSWCFTPEGIYFKLVSAQNGDFPRWGDYEDKRDLNYIRDLIRTGGWFDGSLQEYPPVDPKEHMYAPKYMLENYDRYRYLLENPYRKESRANEG
- the mgat3b gene encoding beta-1,4-mannosyl-glycoprotein 4-beta-N-acetylglucosaminyltransferase isoform X3: MKMRRHRVFLLCTVGLCVISFLHYYKALHYVSLLRELSAPYPNIKSFIMVTGFFWREKGMATTPLSPASPEEAPPLPGLRQSDAKARGVPGLGGGGEGFGPGIPEAIAGGGDEVMRQREEPAPPHPWEKPKENQLGDAANEIRAEDRLKPWNPAHPAQPERLDLPQKPARIEHQFSDPIESMGDLHTRTFQLQDDKTPYFVRTKAGALCFRQGTEVATPKEYSGKSGGSAANGAVGRAVAAGQRKPLELQQQPTIVPKVKARSKGNGKRLVKCVCRPGWHGPYCGVPTMVYHSNLPTKERLMPRETPRRVINAINVNHEFDLLHARFHELSEAVDLFLVCESNFTAYGEKRPLSFLRLLLNGTYDYIRHKILYVFLNHFPDGGRQDGWIADDYLRTFLTRNGMSRVVGARSDDVFVINDADEIPAHEGLLFLKLFDGWTEPFAIHMRKSLYGFFWKQFGSLEVVSGCTLRMLRDVYDGDGIKLRRREYYTMPGFRKYENDTGHILVQWSVGSPFHFAGWHCSWCFTPEGIYFKLVSAQNGDFPRWGDYEDKRDLNYIRDLIRTGGWFDGSLQEYPPVDPKEHMYAPKYMLENYDRYRYLLENPYRKESRANEG